TGGCTgcttcacatcccacacctcctccccactccaccaTGTCTCCACATGAATGCCTCCACACACCCTCCACTCCACCTCACCTCTAAACttcctagggcctccagtctcttgagagttaggtgaatcatctctgaatgaacacagacccagaagtcctctactgtagttgggggtctcatatcagctggtgtatgctgtctgtttggtaatccagtatttgaaagatctcgggggtccagattaattgagactactggtcctcctacatGATCACCCTtcccctcagcttctttcagccttccctaattcaacaacagggatcaactgcttctgtccattggttgggtgcaaatatctgcatctgactctttcagctgcttgttgggtcattTCAAGATTTTAACAtcaatatgaaaattattttattaatatttcattCTGTGTGGGAAAATGAAAAGATTCAGATGTACCATGTTGATTATTTTACAACAATGGGATTAAATTTGACATCATCAAAGTGTATAAATGTTTATAATAATAAGCACTTTATGGTATATTGTCTCCACATATAAGTGCCACTTGATTGGAAATTCTTCTACATTGACTTGTCTAAAATTAggaaatctttttcttttgtagCATAAATTGCTGAATCATAGATTTGTGCCAAGTTCCTGACAATTAGCAGAATGAAAATAGTTAGATTTTTAGTGTACATAGAACCACACAAAGTTTATATACAATAGTTTAACCTAAGTACAGTGAGCCCACAGTCATACTGTGGATATTCACTTTCTCCTATTCTTCTAcaattaatacaaattctgcagGGACTAGTACAACCTGGTCCCATTTGTATAATTATGAAATGCTGCACTGAGCCTTCAAGACCATAGAATGGTCAGTAATCAGTCTGTAGACGCTTCTAACTCTATATCTATCCTGGTTACAGAGAGTAGCCTTCATCTGACTACTCTAGTAGGCATAGTGGTGCGTTTGAATCTTCATTGTTTCTTCATAACTTAGAAGGAAAGTAGCTTGACTGAATAAGTGCTGAGAGATGGTAGATATGAAGAGGATTATTACAAGTCTTCAAACCTGACAATTTGGGTAGGTAGTagggaagaataaaaataaaagaataagaataagaataagaataagaataagaataagaataagaataagaataagaataagaataagagtaagagtaagagtaagagtaagagtaagagtaagagtaagagtaAGAAAGAGTAAGAGTAAGAACAAGACTAGAATCTATTTTATTCTGATATATATGTCACTTTAATTGAGGTATCAGACATCTTATTCAATTTGGTTTTCACCAACTACGGCTCTATGATACATGTGTATATCAAAATTGGTAATCTATTAAAGAGTATTCAGATTTCAAATTTTGTATTCATGTTTTATTAGAATGAAAATTAATCTTGCATATTTTctgacatttataaaatattccaTAAACATTGTTTATTATTACTACCAGTAATTATAACACATCATTTCTACATAAATATTCAAACACACAGTAACATGTTCATCTAAACTAACATACTTTGAAGGCCTAAAATATGAATTCTGAAATTTCAGTAATGGTACCAGTATTCTGAACATGTGGATGTGTTTAAAAAATCcagttaaatatatttattaatgagACTGAGTACTGCTTGTCatttctctaaaatatttttaaaacataatcaTATAAAGTAGGTACTAATGATGTATGCCTTGTACATAAGGAAACTGACATTATTTGTAAGTACTTTAAATTCCTTTTTATCCTTTTACAGTTTACAGAGGTCCTTTGATGAAGGTTAAATTAGATCTTGTGCTTTATGTTCTTTACTTTTCCCCATTCATACACTATGATCTGACAAAATAATCAGCTCTGTTCTCTTCAATGCAGATGAAGAAGGTATGCAAACCTCTACACATCTCTTAAGGTGTGTATGTTAGAAATATGAAGGTTTGTACTAAGAATTTTAAAGACCAATCACAGATCTTAGAGTCAAAAAAGTATGACAATGCTAAGACAAAACATGggattgagtttttaaaaaacaagtggTAGGTTGTCTGTTTCGATACAAATAAACCTATATAAGGTTTTAATTTCCAAAGGGACTTCATATAATTTACATTATTTAATTAACCAGGAAGAGTGAATGTCAATGTTACATTTGTTGTCACAGATATCAAATAATTATCTTCAACTATTAAACCATTTTtacaaaaaattgaaaattatcAAAGCCAAAGCTATAAGTTacatattaaataatttataaatcatCCTTCTAAGAGATAAGTAAGAATAGTGCTTAATTCCTGGGGGGTAACTGGCACGCTACAATGTTTAAAAGTATAAATTATGAACTTTAATCTTGAGAAAAAAAACACTTTCTACATAACCATACTGTCTCAAACTCTTTCTGTTATTCTGACAAATAGATACCAATTTAAAATCTTGTTATGATATACTTGTTTCACACAATATTGGATTTAACAATTATGTTTTAAGTGTAGCATGAACTTTGACCATGTTCACTCCCTAACACATTTTTTCTgcttacctcctcctcctcctcccccagtgTTTCCTCCTCCATTTCTAAAGTAATAAGCCTTTAGACTTTCCTCTGCCTCAATCTCCCAAGCATGGGTTTTACAAGCATACACTGACTGTATGACTGTATCAAATAATTTAGTGTTCATATAGTGCTTCCAATTCTTGTGATGTACATGGGTATATAATGCCTTCTACCCAGGCTCATATGcatgaagaaaaattatttgtGTACCTAAGAAAGTGAGTAGCATATGAAACGGTAATGAACTACTTCAAAGATTGTGTTTGTGGAAACCACAAATACTTCTGTAGTTATGTGGGAAACCTTAAGTTAgagtatttacattaaaatttcttAGAATTCAGAGTGATTTTTATATTTGActtattcatttttcatttattcattttgcaatcattattttttctttctaaaagggAAATGATGAAACTAAAAATGGAAAACATAACATATGTTTCACAATTTTATCTTCTGAGAGTATCTGATGATCCAGAACTGCAGCCCTTTCTCAGTGGGTTGTTCCTTTCCATGTACCTGATATCAGTCCTTGGGAACCTCATCATCATCCTGATTGTCAGCTCGTTCTCCCACCTCCACACTCCGATGTATTTCTTCCTCTCCATTCTGTCCTTGGCTGACATTGGCTTCATTTCTACAACAGTCCCAAACATGATTGCAGAGCTTCAAATCCACAGTCCAGTCATATCCTACGTGGGCTGCCTCACTCAGATGTCTCTTTTTATCATTTTTGCATGTATGGATAGTATGCTTCTGGCTGTGATGGCATATGACAGGTTTGTGGCCATCTGTCACCCATTGCGTTATGCAATAATCATGAATCCTTGTCGCTGTGGCATCTtagttttaatgtctttttctgCTAGCCTTTTTGAGTCCCTGCTTCACAATTTGGTTGCCTTACAACTTAAGTGTTTCAAAGATGTGGCAATTGCCAATTTCTTCTGTCACCCTTCTCAACTTCTAAATTTAAGTTGCAACAACACATTTAATAATAACATACTCATGTATGTTATTGGTGTCATACTTGGTGTTTTTCCCTTATCAGGGATCCTTATTTCAtactttaaaatcatttcttCTATTCTGAGAATCACCTCTTCAAGTGGGAGGTATAAAGCTTTCTCTACCTGTGGGTCTCACCTCGCAGTGGTATGCTTATTTTATGGAACAGGGCTTGGAGAGTATTTTGGCTCACTTTTGTCTCATTCTTCTGGAAACAATGTGGTGGCCTCATTAATGTACACTGTGGTCACCCCCATGCTAAATCCTTTCATCTACAGTCTGAGGAATCAGGACATTAGTGATTCCCTTAAAAGGCTCCACTTTTGAACTGGTTAGTCACAGGTCCCATGGAATCAGCTTGATATGTttgaagaaagttttaaaaactaaCCACCGAGAACTGTGTGTACTGCCACATTGTTCCCATGAGCTTTCTAAAGGTTGAcgcatttaattcatttttatttattcataacaaAATGGTGCTTTACTAGAGTGACAATAGaagaaattctttgtttatctacTTACTTAAttatttgaggcaaggtttctctctaTATAAGACAAGCTGAACTGAAACTTCTGTATCTGCCTCTGGTTCTAGAGTGCTACAACTAAGGTGTGTGCGACAACACccagttgaattttttttttaatttctaaaaaatcCAGTTTCAAAGGTCAACTAAATTTATGGGTTAAATGATAGTGAAGGTTGCTGAAAATTGTGAATGTGACCATACTAAGTAAGACCCTGAAAATTGTCACAGccatttgtttttcttatgtACACCTTACACTATAAAACCAGttgaaactgaaaagaaaattaaaagaaattaacgtaatttatataattataacattAAGTTTACTTCTGAGTAGAGAAAGGATCCCACCACCTTTGTGGACATTTGTTTACTCATTTTATCCTCCTCTAATTCTTTCACatgtctctcctcttcttttagATCTTTTtactctgtctcctctcctcaaTCAACTACAATATGTGAACTCAGTTGACTATTTCTAAGCACTGTACATTGAATGTCAAATATGCAGATTAATCATCCAGTGTCTCAAACACCAAAGTTGGACTCATCTAATTATATTAGGCTCCATTCCAATGtctcctcttttttatttttttacaatgcTCCTATCTTCTCATGCCAATCATAAAGAAGAAGCCTTGAGAGTTTGGCCAGCATATTTCGGTATGTGTGCACTTGAACTGTGTTCCTTGATCTTTAGTCATGAGGCACACAATGAAAATCACCCAGTACCCAGGGAGGTGAGGATGAAAAAAATATCAGAAGCATTGTTTCTTCATCATCAAGACTAACACTGAGTACTGAATAGAAGGATATGCTTATAATATGTGAAGTTTAAGGTATGGGACTTGTTAAGTTTTAGGTAGTGGTTGATGTGGGCATCCTAGGAATCTTATTCAAAACATACTTTCATCTATTGCTGAGTATATGTCTATAAACATCTTATatagggaaacagaaaatatctCTCAATAATCTCATccttaaaagtataaaataattttagtgtGATTATGAAAATGAGGATGGTGGTACAGCAGTATCTACAACACAAACAATTATGAAGGATGCTTCTGATTTCCAAGTTCTAAGCTCAAGAGCTCTGTTGTTTAGAtcagtatctatctatcatcatgtATTCTACTTGACTTCCCTATTTTATATGTGGCACATTcggtttattttatataaaagaacAGAGGTTGTGTGTAAATTGTTATGGTTCTTTGGTCAAGAAATCTGGGATCATGTTTGCATCTGTGACATCTCTTTACAAATCATAGGCTGAGCATTAAAcattgaggttttatttttttctgttgagcTCAATCTGTATACATTTTTACTTTCTTGTCAACTCTAGTATGAGAAGCCTCCCTCATTTGTACACTTTCACgtcagtttgttttattttgttctgttttgtttttgtcacatGGAATATCACTGGCAGAAATTTGCTTCGTGAGTAATAGAGAAACTAACTAAGGTCATTGTAAGACAACAAAGGGGTTGAGCAAGAGAGGTGCAAGGAGGAAAGcaaataagtaagaaaatatgTATGAGATGCTACTGATGTAGGTCTtctccttttttgataacttagtCATACAAAGTACTTAAGTTAAATGTTAATTGCTGTGTTCCCAGCTTGtaaattcttttataaatttttaaagtagCAAAACTGTTTAACACATTCAAAAGACCACTGTTTTACATGGAACCAAATGtaaaaacatgtaaaataatttttctcatataattATATGGGTGAGAATTCATCTGTGTTCAAATGAAAATGAGCACACAACACATCAGAACCTGTGGTTGAATGAATTTCTGATGGGAAAGTTTAAACTTAGAACTCAAAACATTGGTATTACAAATCTAATCTATAACAAATTAATAACTGAATGATTTATGGAAGCCTGAGAACATAAAAGGAAACCAACCCAAactaatgaataaaaacaaatagtaaggtcagggaaaaaaatcaatgaaatagaaacaaagaaaaataaaatggttaaAATGAAGAGCTGATTCTTGAGAAACATGAAGAATATTGATAACCATTTAGCCAAATTAAgcaaaagaaataggaaaaatacAAAGATGAATCAAATTATATAAACAACACAGAAGAATGTACAGATACCTGGCAGGTATTTTTGTTTAAGCCAGGTTTTTCCCTGCTCATTGTGATGTGCCCATTTTATCTTCCCTTGTTTGAACATTGGTAGTTTATATGCACTTagaaatttatacatttattttagaacTCCTAGTTTGTTGGAATAAGTTTTTAAAGTATGGGCTTATGATATTTTGGATTGTACTGGTATATGTTGGTGTGATAAAAAGATCTGTAAAGAGGAATGGGTGATAACAGAGGTGGGTAAGAGATAATGATGGATGAGGAGTGAGAATTAACATGGTAcaatatgtgtgtgcaagtactAATTTGTCAAAGAATatacacaaacagaaaaaaagaattaaaataaggcAAGCATTGTTAAATTTACATTCATTTGTACTAATTACACTCAAATTCTTGAAAGAAAATCatctttagaaaattattttctttcaagttAGTTTTTCACTAAAATATCCCATGCATTTCTCTTAATCCTATCAACAAGAATTTACTATGAGAcctcattagaaaaaaatttaaattacaaaaaTTATGTAAAATACAGAAAGGATCTAAGGTAACAGGATAAAAGTTAATGCTTTTGTTAAAAGTTAATGCTTTTGCAACAACAGTAACTATTGAGTAACTATTGTTACCTAAAAGCAACAATGAGCAACCTCACTGGGAATAAAAGCTAAACTAAAACTACAAATTTTCACCTAGGTCTTCTATCCAATTGCAGTATTCCAGGCTCATTACTAGCTCTTCAAAAGACCATTTGCTAATGTTGCCCTTGTCCCATGCCCCCATCTTCAGTGAACTAAAGAGATCTTCCCCTCCTAAACTCCTGATCGCTAACCATTGCATGGTCTTAGACCCCCAACTTCAGCAGGTATTCTGTGGGAACTCTCAAGCTACTCCAGCCAGGGAAGCAAGTAGGCTGTTACCTATGTGAATTAAACACGACTTCTCAAGGGAGAGTCTAAAATCCAGAAAGACTTAGAGAGATATTCTATAGGCTCTAATAGATAACAGGTACCAGCCTAGACAaaacattaatgaaaaaaaaacatagaaaaataaaatgcctcatgataaaaccaaatttaagatatatctatatagatatatatagatacatcCTTAaatataaggatatatatatatatatatatatatatatatatatatatacatcaagAGCgagagatacagatacagatacagatacagatacagatacagatacagatacagatacagatagatacagatacagatacagatacagatacagatacagatacagatacagataca
This portion of the Mus musculus strain C57BL/6J chromosome 9, GRCm38.p6 C57BL/6J genome encodes:
- the Olfr868 gene encoding olfactory receptor 868, whose product is MMKLKMENITYVSQFYLLRVSDDPELQPFLSGLFLSMYLISVLGNLIIILIVSSFSHLHTPMYFFLSILSLADIGFISTTVPNMIAELQIHSPVISYVGCLTQMSLFIIFACMDSMLLAVMAYDRFVAICHPLRYAIIMNPCRCGILVLMSFSASLFESLLHNLVALQLKCFKDVAIANFFCHPSQLLNLSCNNTFNNNILMYVIGVILGVFPLSGILISYFKIISSILRITSSSGRYKAFSTCGSHLAVVCLFYGTGLGEYFGSLLSHSSGNNVVASLMYTVVTPMLNPFIYSLRNQDISDSLKRLHF